The Rufibacter sp. DG15C region CCAATCTGCAGAAGAAGTAAAAACGAAGAGGCCAGACATAGTGTCTGGCCTCTTCGTTTTTGGGCTGTTTTCCGGGAATCAGGCTAAAAACGCCTTCTTCTGAATGCTTGCTTAGAATTTGTATTGAAGTGCTACGCCTTCCACAGCCTCGCCCTGCACCGGAATGGTGGTTGGCGCTAATGACAGGTTGCTGTTGGTTTTGTGGAACTGAGGTACGGCAATGCCCACGGCTGCGCCAATGACATATCCCATGATGTTGTCACTTAAAAAGTGCTTGCCTGCTTCTAATCTTAAATAGCCTACCGTAGCTGGCACCAAGGCGGCACCTGCCCACACAAATGGCCTGGCCGGCGAATCTGGGTTATAGTCATGGAAAACTTTGGCTGTGAAGAAAGTCATGGTAGCAACCGCAGCCGTATGTCCGGCAAAAAAAGCGTTCTGGGCATTAGCTCTGGTTTTTTCGCTCAAAGGCACGTCGCCAGATTTATCATATACCAAGGGTCTGGTTCTTGGAAAAGCGGCCGATCCCATCGTAAACAACGTACCCGTCACCGACATGGTCTCTACATACAACGCCAGCATCTGTCCCGTGTTCTGGGAGATGTCTTTGTCAAACAATAGCAACGCGGGCGCAGCAATAGAGCTATACAGCATCACATCACTTACTTTCTTGGCACTGGCGCTATGGTTACCGGCGGCAAAGCGGTCAAAGCTATTCACATCGCTTTTTGAGATGGCCATGGCCTCTTCTTCGGTGAAGGCATCTTTCTGTTGCATCAAGTAAAGCCCTAACCCGCTCAAACCCATCCCTGCGGCAGTGATGGGGGCATCAACTTTAAAGGACGTTTTATAAGGCGAGGACGATTGCCCGAAGGATTGGGTGAACGTAGCTATAGCAAGGACAAGCGTACAAATGTGTCGTTTCATGGGAATATAGGTGAAAAGGAATTCTAAAATTGTTGCTTGTGAAACGGGCAAGTGGGCAAAAGGTTTACAAATTATACAAGATGAGTTGCTCTCGTTTTTGGCCTGTTTTCTAAGAATTAAGCCAAAAACGAGAGCGGTTCTAAAAACTTACCAGTTAGTGTCTTCGGGTATTTATCACTCAAGTTTTTGCATCTCCATCATTTAGAGTAATTTTGCCCCCTGTAGTTCTTTGGGAGAGCTGCACCTTAACCTAGTATTTTAATCTTTTAGAGATGCCATATCTTTTTACATCTGAGTCGGTTTCTGAGGGACACCCAGATAAAGTAGCCGATCAAATCTCTGACGCCTTGTTAGATGAGTTTTTAAAGCAAGACCCACAATCCAAAGTTGCCTGTGAAACCTTGGTGACAACCGGATTGGTGGTATTGAGCGGCGAGGTGAAAACCCAAGCCTATGTAGACGTACAGAAAGTAGCCCGTGAGGTAATTAGCCGCATTGGGTACACTAAGTCTGAATATAAGTTCGACGCCGAAGCCTGCGGCGTGATCTCCGCTATCCATGAGCAGTCTGGTGACATCAACCAAGGTGTGGAGCGCGAGAACCCAGAAGACCAAGGCGCCGGTGACCAAGGCATGATGTTTGGCTACGCTACCAGCGAAACCGACAGCTATATGCCTTTGGCCCTTGAGATCTCTCACTTGTTGTTGAAGGAGTTGGCCGCCATCCGGAAGGAAGGCAAGGAGATGACTTACCTGCGTCCAGACGCCAAGTCTCAAGTAACCATCCGTTACT contains the following coding sequences:
- a CDS encoding phosphatase PAP2 family protein, which gives rise to MKRHICTLVLAIATFTQSFGQSSSPYKTSFKVDAPITAAGMGLSGLGLYLMQQKDAFTEEEAMAISKSDVNSFDRFAAGNHSASAKKVSDVMLYSSIAAPALLLFDKDISQNTGQMLALYVETMSVTGTLFTMGSAAFPRTRPLVYDKSGDVPLSEKTRANAQNAFFAGHTAAVATMTFFTAKVFHDYNPDSPARPFVWAGAALVPATVGYLRLEAGKHFLSDNIMGYVIGAAVGIAVPQFHKTNSNLSLAPTTIPVQGEAVEGVALQYKF